From Paenibacillus graminis:
GACTAATCCAGCCGAGCGCAGTGTGATGAGATGGTAGTGGATCGTGCTTTTGGACAGGCCAACCTGCCGGACGATTTCAGTGAAGCCCAATTGCTTCCCAGCCAGCAGACGGAGAATGGAGAGCCGTGTCTCATCGGAGAGCGCCCGGGTTAGCCTCAGCAGCGAAGGAGCGGGCCGCCCTTCCTCCGGAGGCAGCGCGTCACAGGCATAGCTGGTAAAAACAAATTCATCATATAACGAAGAGGTCACCAGCGGGCGGGCATGATACTGTGGGATCAGTATGATGTGCTGCAATAGTTCGCCGGGGTACAGCCGCATTCCCTGTGTCGCCTGTTCGTAAACCTCCAAAGCATTCGTACCGTTCAATCCGGCCCGTCTGGTGTCTGCCTCCCGGCTCAGCGAGTCTAAAATGGCGGGATCAATTTCACGGAAGTACTGTTCATTCCATTCCCGCAGAACCACGGAAGCTTGGCTGCGCATATCTGTGAGATTGGACGGAACCGTTGATCCGAAGCGTGCGGTAATTTCGAACAGCTCTCCCGGAGAGAGACCGTCGAACCAATCCAGGAAACCAGATACGGTACGGTCCCCGGTGCAGCTCCAAATGTATGGGGTGAGCGTGAAATCGGAATAATCCCTGTAGAACTCCTGCATGTTCCGAAGCTGGGCCGTGGTAAATTTTTTCTGGACCTCCTTAACCCAGAGCTTGCCGGACTCCAGAGCGTTATGATTCTGCTTGCCCAGGAAGGCAGTTAAACTGGTGAAGCATTCATACATAGGAGCAAAATCCACTTCTACCTTATAATTCATGTGCATTCCTCGTTTCCTTATGATTGCGCCATGCAGGCGTTAGGGGAGGCGAAAGGCGGAATTCATATACAGCAGCGGGTGCTGGCCGAAGTAGCTCACCATTACCAGAACTTTAAATATTTAGTTCTATAAATATAGAACTTTAATTTAGTTTATTATAAACGAACTAATTTACGATATCAAGGATGTCGAACTAAGTTCCGGAAAATAAATTATAGCCCACTGGCACATATGACACCGTTTTTCAGTTATACAGACACAGGCAGAGGGGGCTTGTTGATAGGGAGCTTGGTGATAGGAGCTTGTTGATAGGGAGCTTGTTGATAGAGGGCTTGGTGATAGAGGGCCTGGCGATAAAGAGGTTTGCGTTAAAGGGCCGGGAGGATCACAGGGAGCCGCAGGTAAGTAAAGTGGAAATAGTACAGTTAAATAAACGTAAAAACTTCCTAAAGAAGGAATAGTGGGAAAAAGTAGAGTTAATTTGAGCATATTCACGGGTGGGCGGGTAAATTGGCCAGATTAGTTGCCCTTTTTCCACTAACGTTTGCGGGGAGAGGGATAAGGAAGATTTAGGTTTACTTTTTCCACTTAAGGTTGTTACCGAACCGGGCAGATCCAAGCAGGGGGGACCGGGGGAATGGGGGACATTACCTCACCCTGGCAATCACAGTTTACAGGATTTTTAAGCGATCTTAAAACTAAAACGGCTGCACTGTCCTGTGAAGGATGGTGCAGCCGGTTTGTTCCATTGACGATGAGCTTCCTGCCTCGCAGGAACTCTTGACTCCGATAGTGTTAATTGATAAATTGAAGCGACTTCAGGGTCTTCTCCAGCATCGTTGCTGCTTCCGCCCGGGTAGCCAGCGCCTGCGGTGCGAACGAGCCGTCCGGTCTGCCCTGAATGATGCCTTCAGCAGCAACTCCGGCTATAGCGGTCCGGGACCAGGCCGGAATGACGGAAGCGTCGCTGAATTTAGCCAATGCTGCAGGCTCGCCATTCAGGGATTTGCCCGTGTACTTCATGGCCTTGGCCATAATTGTGGCCATCTCCTGGCGGGTAATCGGGCTGGCCGGCTTGAAGCTTCCGTCGGTATAGCCTGTAATGAGGCCTGCCGCGGCTGCTGTCTTCACAGCATCCGTATACCAGGTATTTGCCCCCACATCACTGAAGGTGATTCCGCTGCTCATGGACGCAAGTCCGAGGGAGCGGGTAATCAGTGCGGCGAATTCCGCACGGCTTACCATCTGCGATGGCTGGAAAGTGGCAGCGCCCGTGCCGGTAATAATCAGCTTGGAGGCCAGCAGATCAATGGATGCTTTAGCCCAGTGTCCGGTAATATCTCCGAACGTCTTACTTGATTTTACGACGGTATAGAAGCTGTTGCTGTTACGTTTGATCGTAACTTCGGTGGTTCCGTCAGGCTTACCGGAGAAGACGGAAGGCACGAAGGACAGCTTGCCGGTGGCCGGATCAAACGATACAGCGGTCGAACCCAGCGGGTTCAGCACTCCTGGTGCAGTAAGGGTCCGCTTCACATAGGTGCTGCCGAAATTGTTCAGCGAAACGCTGCTGCTTCCAGCCTGTGCTGTAACTGTAAACTCCATTACGGGTGCAGCCAGGCTAAGCGAGCCGTTCTGGGCTGCAAGAGCCTGATTCAGACTGCTGAGTGTTGAAGCACTCGCCTGCAGCAGGGACACGGTTACGGTGAAGTTGCTGGTGCCGAGTTGGGCGGCCAGCGCTGTTCCGTTCAGTACACTGAGCGGGAGTGAATAAGAAGCTCCCCCAGGGGTCGTGAACGTAAGGACGGCAGCAGGATTCGAAGCTGCCTGCTGTACAAGCACGCTGCCCGGAAGCACCACCTGAGCTCCGCCGCTTGAAGCGGTGAGCGGGATCACCAGCTCACTGGTTCCGTCAGGCAGGGCCGCCAGTCTGCTGGTCAGATCTGCTGCGGTGATCGTCGTCACCTGCGGCGGAGCCAGCGCAGAGGCGGTTGCGCCAGGCGT
This genomic window contains:
- a CDS encoding ArsR/SmtB family transcription factor, with amino-acid sequence MNYKVEVDFAPMYECFTSLTAFLGKQNHNALESGKLWVKEVQKKFTTAQLRNMQEFYRDYSDFTLTPYIWSCTGDRTVSGFLDWFDGLSPGELFEITARFGSTVPSNLTDMRSQASVVLREWNEQYFREIDPAILDSLSREADTRRAGLNGTNALEVYEQATQGMRLYPGELLQHIILIPQYHARPLVTSSLYDEFVFTSYACDALPPEEGRPAPSLLRLTRALSDETRLSILRLLAGKQLGFTEIVRQVGLSKSTIHYHLITLRSAGLVIVHTSGKSASYSLRMEALNGLPQQIADYMEK